From one Plasmodium yoelii strain 17X genome assembly, chromosome: 12 genomic stretch:
- a CDS encoding fam-a protein, whose protein sequence is MNKGYIKIALTLLSLTGYMQNGAFATEHAENVANKANSVHHESAFDKYKDMACYSIYENLVAIDHANNTSELLIKLSETSTDDYSTHPTENGDKIIYSKKIGNMDIGRLHLTIPSASNYYDVIEELWDFNDTQKYNYKFIKGSLARVYSKDLIIFEKLNIDPKYVPFVKKYVLAAKVKHSNDTTVILCPSRALNYLGKIDDEPNMKEILENTQLIETEIDPEEALIKLGTNISGFVIKKVENDQVDVTYINAIYDDGNSTKYFYDKKERYHAYMNILSLTQRI, encoded by the exons atgaataaaggATATATTAAGATTGCTTTGACACTTTTAAGTCTCACAGGATATATGCAAAATGGAGCATTTGCAACCGAACATGCTGAAAATGTTGCTAATAAAGCCAACTCCGTCCACCATGAATCAGC ATTTGACAAATACAAAGACATGGCATGTTATAgtatttatgaaaatttagtAGCAATAGATCATGCAAACAATACTTCAGAACTATTAATAAAACTTTCTGAGACTAGTACAGACGATTATTCGACCCATCCCACAGAAAATGgagataaaattatatattctaagaaaattggaaatatggATATTGGAAGACTTCATCTTACGATCCCATCTGCCTCTAAC taCTATGACGTAATAGAGGAACTCTGGGATTTCAATGATAcccaaaaatataattacaaGTTTATTAAGg GAAGTCTTGCTCGTGTATACTCCAAAGATTTAATCATCTTTGAAAAACTTAACATAGATCCTAAATATGTACCCTtcgtaaaaaaatatgttttagcCGCAAAAGTTAAA CATTCAAATGACACAACTGTAATTCTTTGTCCTTCAAGAGCTCTAAATTATCTCGGTAAAATTGATGATGAACCTAATATGAAAGAAATATTAGAAAATACACAATTAATCGAAACTGAAATAGATCCTGAGGAAGCATTAATCAAATTGGGTACTAACATATCCGGATTTGTAATTAAAAAAGTGGAAAATGATCAAGTTGATGTTACTTATATCAACGCT ATTTATGATGATGGAAATTCTACAAAGTATTTCTACGATAAAAAAGAGAGATATCACGCATATATGAATATCCTAAGCTTAACACAACGTATTTGA